A stretch of the Vagococcus xieshaowenii genome encodes the following:
- a CDS encoding ATP-binding cassette domain-containing protein, whose product MLELKNIRKTYQLGGQETVALEAVNLSFNRNQFVSILGQSGSGKTTLLNIIGGLDQYTSGDLIVEGTSTKTFKDKDWDSYRNTTIGFVFQSYNLISHLSVLENVKMALSLTGVSAKESEKRALEALTDVGLAEHARKRPNQLSGGQMQRVAIARALVNNPKILLADEPTGALDSKTSIQIMELIKKISHDRLVIMVTHNPELAEQYSDRIIRVADGSILEDTAPVMDLNTSNAAFTKSKTAMSFFSAIKSSMKNLLTKKTRTALVTLAGSIGIISIGLVLALSNGMKSYIDDLQRETLSGIPITISQTSAGNFEAMSEASNKETSKKDQITIKEPITTHQNIYDQDVLGKGESFIQYLEREAKGKFSNLTYDTGYQLNVLTTNQAGDVQQVKKSDTDMNNPAAMFSMGSLMTKLPENGDNILSQYEVIDSTNNRFSYPTKPDELVLFVNYDQSLNKDVAKALGLSDDNTQNIKTLLGKELRIISNDEFYEKSPMGNFFINQPINQTMYDNGLKGTIVAIMKPKEASASLINASIGYTATLEEQMLAKESSSNIVKFMKEHPTVNALSPSSDMIDEETNKTIMQKIGGNTSPTNISIYPSTFDEREAITNIISNYNNQVAKKFGEKSKDYTKYMIEYTDMAEMMTGMMTTMLDTITVILTAFAAISLIVSSVMIGILTYVSVVERTKEIGIMRALGARKKDITRIFNAEAGLIGLISGILGVIITILLTIPINAIVGKLIDMDGFKASLKPEYAIALIILSVILTLVAGFIPSKGAAKKDPVEALRTE is encoded by the coding sequence ATGCTTGAACTAAAAAACATTAGAAAAACTTATCAACTAGGCGGTCAAGAGACTGTTGCTTTAGAAGCGGTCAACTTATCTTTTAATAGAAATCAGTTTGTTTCCATATTAGGACAAAGTGGTAGTGGTAAAACTACCCTCTTAAATATTATTGGAGGATTAGATCAGTACACATCCGGAGATTTAATTGTTGAAGGAACCTCAACAAAAACATTTAAAGATAAAGATTGGGATAGTTACCGAAACACAACCATCGGCTTTGTATTTCAAAGTTATAATCTTATCTCACATCTTTCTGTCTTAGAAAACGTCAAAATGGCGTTGTCTTTAACTGGTGTTTCTGCTAAAGAGTCTGAAAAAAGAGCGCTAGAAGCACTAACCGATGTCGGACTAGCTGAACATGCAAGAAAAAGACCTAATCAACTATCAGGTGGGCAAATGCAACGTGTAGCTATTGCGAGGGCTTTGGTGAATAATCCTAAGATCTTATTAGCAGACGAACCAACAGGGGCACTTGATAGTAAAACAAGTATTCAAATTATGGAATTAATCAAAAAAATTAGTCATGACCGTTTAGTCATTATGGTTACACATAACCCAGAATTGGCTGAACAGTATAGCGATCGGATTATTCGGGTGGCGGATGGAAGTATTTTAGAAGACACCGCTCCAGTAATGGATCTCAACACTTCTAATGCTGCATTTACAAAATCAAAAACAGCCATGTCGTTCTTTTCAGCTATTAAATCTAGCATGAAAAACTTACTAACCAAAAAAACCAGAACAGCTCTTGTCACCTTAGCAGGTAGTATTGGTATTATTAGTATCGGATTAGTCTTAGCCTTATCCAATGGAATGAAGTCCTACATTGATGATTTACAACGTGAGACGTTATCCGGTATTCCCATCACCATTAGTCAAACAAGCGCTGGAAACTTTGAAGCAATGAGCGAAGCTTCCAACAAAGAAACGTCTAAAAAAGATCAAATAACCATTAAAGAACCCATCACTACTCACCAAAATATATATGATCAAGATGTCTTAGGTAAGGGTGAGAGCTTTATTCAATATTTAGAACGTGAGGCAAAGGGGAAATTTTCTAATTTAACATATGATACAGGCTACCAATTAAATGTTTTAACAACCAACCAAGCTGGAGATGTCCAACAAGTAAAGAAAAGCGATACGGATATGAATAATCCTGCTGCTATGTTTTCAATGGGCTCATTAATGACCAAATTACCCGAAAATGGTGATAATATCCTTTCTCAGTATGAAGTCATTGACTCAACAAATAATCGCTTTAGCTATCCAACAAAGCCAGATGAATTGGTTTTATTTGTTAATTATGATCAGTCCTTAAATAAAGATGTTGCTAAAGCGTTAGGATTATCCGATGATAACACCCAAAACATTAAAACATTACTAGGAAAAGAGTTACGTATTATTTCTAATGATGAATTTTATGAAAAAAGTCCTATGGGGAATTTCTTTATCAATCAACCCATCAACCAAACGATGTACGATAACGGTCTTAAAGGGACAATCGTAGCCATTATGAAGCCAAAAGAAGCGTCAGCTTCTCTAATCAACGCTTCTATTGGTTATACCGCCACACTTGAAGAACAAATGTTAGCAAAAGAATCATCATCTAATATCGTGAAGTTTATGAAAGAACATCCGACAGTAAATGCTCTGTCGCCTTCAAGTGACATGATCGATGAAGAAACAAACAAGACTATTATGCAAAAAATCGGTGGCAATACTTCACCAACAAATATTTCTATCTACCCTTCAACATTTGATGAGCGTGAAGCAATTACTAATATAATCAGTAATTATAACAACCAAGTTGCCAAAAAATTCGGTGAAAAATCTAAAGATTACACAAAATATATGATTGAATATACTGATATGGCAGAAATGATGACAGGTATGATGACCACTATGCTTGATACCATCACTGTTATTCTTACTGCTTTTGCTGCTATTTCTTTAATCGTTTCTTCAGTAATGATTGGTATTTTAACCTATGTTTCAGTTGTTGAACGAACTAAAGAAATAGGGATTATGAGAGCACTAGGCGCACGTAAGAAAGATATTACACGTATCTTTAATGCTGAAGCAGGCTTAATTGGCTTAATATCAGGTATACTCGGTGTTATAATCACCATACTATTAACGATTCCAATTAATGCTATCGTTGGAAAATTAATAGATATGGATGGATTTAAAGCATCACTTAAACCAGAATACGCTATAGCTTTAATCATTCTTTCTGTTATCCTAACACTTGTTGCAGGATTTATTCCTTCTAAAGGGGCTGCTAAAAAGGACCCTGTAGAAGCATTAAGAACGGAATAA
- a CDS encoding magnesium transporter CorA family protein gives MHVINFINNANQIKDWQVKKTKDYFIVATSNQIPEIFEKITTLSLPVHHDKQTELPVRFESLPHSNYFSYLFFDQLPGENELLFEKFTLYLSQHYLVLEVQAEGMLHDSFVNQLMDTIEVSTINKTYIDIIDFSLSRMFESLYEFEEYLTTIENNIIEMQMDVKIDTIITLKNQCFKVKKYMRMLLYVSDGLLLNKNKLLANSELGAIQNIDSRINRVYEYGVSLYEMAVHLLEIYDSTINTITNQTINKLTVFTVFATPITVLTGIYGMNFINMPELRNPNGYYILLGIMAIILLVIYYILKKIKLL, from the coding sequence GTGCATGTGATTAATTTTATAAATAATGCCAATCAAATAAAAGATTGGCAAGTAAAAAAAACTAAAGACTATTTCATTGTAGCAACGAGTAACCAAATACCTGAAATTTTTGAAAAAATCACAACGTTGTCCCTACCTGTTCATCATGATAAACAAACGGAGTTGCCAGTTCGTTTTGAATCATTACCACACTCAAATTATTTTAGTTATTTGTTTTTTGATCAATTACCAGGTGAAAATGAGCTTCTATTTGAAAAATTCACTTTATACTTATCTCAACATTATTTAGTATTAGAAGTTCAAGCAGAGGGGATGCTACATGATTCATTCGTCAATCAGTTGATGGATACGATTGAGGTGTCAACCATTAATAAAACATACATAGACATAATTGATTTTTCTTTGAGCCGTATGTTTGAAAGTTTATATGAATTTGAGGAGTATTTAACAACTATTGAAAATAATATTATTGAGATGCAAATGGATGTTAAAATCGATACTATTATTACGTTAAAAAATCAATGTTTTAAAGTGAAAAAATATATGAGAATGCTACTTTATGTAAGTGATGGACTATTGTTAAATAAAAATAAATTATTAGCTAATTCTGAATTAGGAGCTATTCAAAACATTGATTCTAGGATTAATCGTGTGTATGAGTATGGCGTTAGTCTGTACGAAATGGCGGTGCATTTACTAGAAATATATGATAGTACAATTAATACTATAACTAACCAAACAATTAATAAATTGACGGTTTTCACTGTTTTTGCAACACCTATCACAGTATTGACAGGTATATATGGTATGAATTTTATTAATATGCCTGAGCTTAGAAATCCAAATGGTTATTATATTTTATTAGGGATAATGGCGATCATTTTATTAGTAATCTATTACATTTTGAAAAAGATAAAGTTGTTGTAG
- a CDS encoding deoxynucleoside kinase, whose product MVMIVVGGMIGLGKTSVATILGEHLKSDVFFEKVEGNDILPLFYTASPEEQEAKRYPFLLQLDFLQSRFKDIKRALVHPHNVLDRSIYEDWYFAKVNNELGRISDIEFKLYEKLLENMMEELDELPKKAPDLMIYLKGSFETVLSRIAERGRDFEQDDELRDYYYALWKGYDQWVMEQYKASEVLIVNMDEMDVVNSKEDRAMFIQQVDEVLKKMDLI is encoded by the coding sequence ATGGTAATGATAGTAGTTGGTGGAATGATTGGTCTAGGAAAAACAAGTGTTGCAACGATACTAGGTGAACATTTAAAATCAGATGTATTTTTTGAAAAAGTTGAGGGTAATGATATATTACCGTTATTTTATACGGCAAGTCCAGAAGAGCAAGAAGCTAAACGTTATCCGTTTTTGCTACAATTAGATTTTTTACAAAGCAGATTTAAAGATATCAAACGTGCTTTAGTTCATCCGCATAATGTGTTGGATCGTTCAATCTATGAAGATTGGTATTTTGCAAAAGTTAACAATGAGTTAGGCCGCATTTCAGATATTGAATTTAAGTTGTATGAGAAATTACTTGAGAACATGATGGAAGAGTTAGATGAATTACCTAAAAAAGCGCCAGATTTGATGATTTATTTAAAAGGTTCTTTTGAAACAGTGCTGAGTCGTATTGCTGAACGAGGACGAGATTTTGAGCAAGACGATGAATTAAGAGATTATTATTATGCGCTTTGGAAAGGCTATGATCAATGGGTGATGGAACAATATAAAGCCTCAGAAGTATTAATTGTAAATATGGACGAAATGGATGTTGTCAATTCAAAAGAAGATAGAGCCATGTTTATCCAACAAGTTGATGAAGTGCTTAAGAAAATGGATTTAATATAA
- the cls gene encoding cardiolipin synthase: MKFLRSATNRIVLTAILILIQLGLIYMIVMKFQTSANFFYMSYLFVSGVTVLGIINSRRNPAYKIAWLIPVMLLPYLGVMIYLIFGRLYTKKSFQTKMDDVHKKEIDAIQKTVDSLDPHESLPTEDAAIHSTYLYNYGDFPLFKNSASEYLKIGEEMFESMKKELRKAERYIFMEYFIIEEGKMWNEILEILEEKVAKGVDVRLIYDDFGCLFKLPYKYNEVLEQKGIKTCVFNPIVPVLSSIFNNRDHRKIMVIDGKAAFTGGINLADEYINEVERFGHWKDTGILMKGDIAWGFTIMFLSMWDFLRGEKNDYTFYYPGRNHELEHTNGFYQPFSDNPFTSEAISMSVYSNLINRAKRYIYITTPYLIIDNTLMDALCNAAKSGIDVRIQTPHIPDKWYAHSVTRSNYDQLLEAGVKIYEYTPGFIHSKSIVVDDLYAVVGSINLDFRSLYLHLENGIWMYDTDSVKEIYQDFVRVQKVCREITLEDAKSVGWWRHLARAILNVFAPLM, from the coding sequence ATGAAATTTTTACGTTCAGCAACAAATAGGATTGTACTTACGGCAATCCTTATATTAATCCAACTTGGGTTAATTTATATGATAGTCATGAAATTTCAAACAAGCGCGAACTTTTTTTATATGAGTTATTTGTTCGTTTCAGGTGTGACTGTTTTAGGAATTATTAATAGTAGACGGAATCCTGCTTATAAGATTGCTTGGTTAATACCCGTTATGCTGTTACCCTACCTTGGTGTCATGATTTATTTGATTTTTGGTCGACTTTATACGAAAAAAAGTTTCCAAACAAAAATGGATGACGTTCACAAAAAAGAAATTGATGCCATTCAAAAAACAGTTGATAGTCTGGATCCCCATGAAAGTTTACCTACTGAAGACGCAGCCATACACTCTACCTATCTCTATAATTACGGAGATTTCCCACTTTTTAAAAATAGTGCTAGCGAATATTTAAAAATTGGTGAAGAAATGTTTGAATCGATGAAAAAAGAACTCCGTAAAGCAGAACGGTATATCTTTATGGAATACTTTATTATTGAAGAAGGAAAAATGTGGAATGAAATCTTAGAAATTTTAGAAGAAAAAGTAGCAAAAGGCGTAGATGTTCGATTAATCTACGATGATTTTGGTTGCTTATTCAAACTTCCGTATAAATATAATGAAGTACTTGAGCAAAAAGGCATAAAAACATGTGTCTTTAACCCAATCGTGCCTGTCCTATCTTCTATTTTTAATAACCGTGATCACAGGAAAATCATGGTTATTGATGGTAAAGCTGCCTTCACAGGTGGGATTAATTTAGCAGATGAATACATTAATGAAGTAGAAAGATTTGGGCATTGGAAAGATACCGGTATATTAATGAAAGGTGATATTGCTTGGGGATTCACTATTATGTTTCTGTCCATGTGGGATTTTTTAAGAGGAGAAAAAAACGATTATACTTTTTATTATCCAGGTCGTAATCATGAGTTAGAACATACAAACGGCTTTTATCAACCTTTTTCAGACAACCCTTTTACGTCTGAGGCAATCAGTATGTCGGTCTATTCAAACTTAATTAATCGAGCAAAACGTTATATTTATATTACAACACCTTACTTAATCATTGATAATACACTGATGGATGCTTTGTGTAATGCAGCTAAATCGGGAATAGATGTCCGCATTCAAACCCCTCATATCCCAGATAAATGGTATGCACATTCTGTTACGCGTTCAAACTATGATCAATTATTAGAAGCTGGCGTTAAAATTTATGAATATACACCAGGTTTTATCCATTCTAAAAGCATTGTAGTGGATGATTTATATGCGGTAGTAGGTTCTATTAATCTTGATTTCAGAAGCCTCTACCTCCATTTAGAAAATGGTATTTGGATGTACGATACTGATTCCGTTAAAGAAATCTACCAAGATTTTGTACGTGTACAAAAAGTTTGTAGAGAAATTACGCTAGAAGATGCAAAAAGCGTTGGCTGGTGGCGTCATCTTGCTCGTGCGATTCTTAATGTTTTCGCACCTTTAATGTAA
- the pflB gene encoding formate C-acetyltransferase: MKQWDGFKGNLWKQTVNVRDFIQNNYTEYTGDDSFLEPIAPSTDKLWTKLQELFEVQHEKNGVYDMDSDIPATITSHEPGYLIKEEEKIVGLQTDVPLKQAFMPFGGINMANNALSSNGYEVSEEMTKIFTDYRKTHNQGVFDAYTPEMRSARKNKIITGLPDAYGRGRIIGDYRRLALYGIDFLIEQKVKDLNNTGTTVMTDDVIRLREEISEQIRSLGQIKEMAASYGFDISGPATNAQEAIQWLYFGYLAAIKSQNGAAMSIGRISAFLDIYIQRDLEAGVITEFEAQEMIDHLIMKLRMVKFARTPDYNQLFSGYPIWATLSIAGMGIDGRSLVTKNDFRILHTLTNMGPSPEPNLTVLYSSHLPKGFRTYSAKIAKESSSIQFENDDLLRANWGSDDCAIACCVSATVMGKDMQFFGARANLAKAVLYAINGGVDEKTKMQVGPKFRPMTEENLDYDEFIDRFKDIMDWLAELYVNTLNVIHYMHDKYAYEAPQLAFMDSDLKRTFATGIAGISHAADSIMAIKHGNVKVIRDEDGLAVDYVPQNEFPTYGNDNEEADAMANWILEYFMTQIKRQHTYRGAKPTTSLLTITSNVVYGKATGNTPDGRRAGKPLAPGANPSYQDGKFLGEKNGLLASLNSTARLEYTNALDGISNTQTINPNGLGKDDTMRIDNLRNVMDGYFNNGGYHLNVNVFTNELLLDAQKHPEKYPNLTIRVSGYAVKFRDLTPEQQADVISRTSHDRM, translated from the coding sequence ATGAAACAATGGGACGGATTTAAAGGTAATTTATGGAAACAAACTGTAAACGTTAGAGATTTTATTCAAAACAACTACACTGAGTACACAGGAGACGACAGCTTTTTAGAGCCAATCGCTCCATCAACTGACAAATTATGGACTAAACTACAAGAGTTATTTGAAGTGCAACATGAAAAAAATGGTGTTTATGACATGGATAGTGATATTCCAGCAACTATCACTTCACACGAACCAGGTTACTTAATTAAAGAAGAAGAAAAAATCGTTGGTTTACAAACAGACGTACCATTAAAACAAGCATTCATGCCTTTTGGTGGTATTAACATGGCGAACAACGCATTATCTTCTAATGGTTATGAAGTAAGTGAAGAAATGACAAAAATCTTTACTGACTACCGTAAAACACATAACCAAGGTGTGTTTGATGCGTATACACCTGAAATGCGCTCAGCTCGTAAAAACAAAATTATTACAGGTTTACCAGATGCTTACGGACGAGGACGTATTATTGGTGACTACCGTCGTTTAGCATTATACGGAATTGACTTCTTAATTGAACAAAAAGTTAAAGACTTAAATAATACTGGTACAACAGTTATGACTGATGATGTGATTCGTTTACGTGAAGAAATTTCAGAACAAATCCGCTCATTAGGTCAAATCAAAGAAATGGCTGCTTCATATGGTTTTGATATTTCAGGACCAGCAACAAATGCACAAGAAGCTATCCAATGGTTATACTTTGGTTACTTAGCTGCAATTAAATCTCAAAATGGTGCTGCGATGTCTATCGGACGTATTTCAGCATTCTTAGATATCTACATCCAACGTGATTTAGAAGCAGGTGTCATCACTGAATTTGAAGCACAAGAAATGATTGATCACTTAATCATGAAACTGCGTATGGTTAAATTTGCTCGTACACCAGATTACAACCAATTATTCTCTGGTTATCCAATTTGGGCAACATTATCAATCGCTGGTATGGGAATCGATGGTCGCTCATTAGTAACGAAAAATGACTTCCGTATTTTACATACATTAACAAATATGGGACCTTCTCCAGAACCAAACTTGACTGTATTATATTCATCACACTTACCAAAAGGATTCAGAACATATTCAGCTAAAATTGCTAAAGAAAGTTCTTCAATCCAATTTGAAAATGATGATTTATTGCGTGCAAATTGGGGTTCAGATGATTGTGCTATCGCATGTTGTGTATCTGCAACTGTTATGGGTAAAGACATGCAATTCTTCGGAGCTCGTGCTAACTTAGCTAAAGCTGTATTATATGCAATCAACGGTGGGGTTGATGAAAAAACTAAAATGCAAGTAGGCCCTAAATTCCGTCCAATGACTGAAGAAAACTTAGATTACGATGAATTTATTGATCGTTTCAAAGATATTATGGATTGGTTAGCTGAATTATATGTTAATACATTAAATGTTATTCACTACATGCATGACAAATACGCTTATGAAGCACCACAATTAGCGTTTATGGATAGCGACTTAAAACGTACATTCGCAACAGGTATTGCAGGTATTTCACATGCGGCTGACTCAATCATGGCAATTAAACATGGTAATGTTAAAGTTATTCGTGACGAAGATGGTTTAGCAGTTGATTACGTTCCACAAAACGAATTCCCAACTTACGGTAACGATAATGAAGAAGCTGATGCAATGGCTAACTGGATTTTAGAATACTTCATGACTCAAATTAAACGTCAACACACTTACCGTGGAGCTAAACCAACAACATCATTATTAACTATTACATCAAATGTTGTTTACGGTAAAGCAACTGGTAATACTCCTGATGGTCGTCGTGCGGGTAAACCTTTAGCACCAGGTGCTAACCCATCATATCAAGATGGTAAATTCTTAGGTGAGAAAAATGGTCTTTTAGCATCATTAAACTCAACAGCTCGTTTAGAATATACTAATGCATTAGATGGTATTTCAAATACACAAACAATTAACCCTAATGGTTTAGGTAAAGATGATACAATGCGTATCGATAACTTACGTAACGTTATGGATGGTTACTTCAACAACGGTGGTTACCACTTAAACGTTAACGTATTTACAAACGAATTATTATTAGATGCTCAAAAACATCCAGAAAAATATCCAAACTTAACTATTCGTGTATCAGGATACGCTGTTAAATTCCGTGATTTAACTCCAGAGCAACAAGCAGATGTTATCTCAAGAACTTCACACGACAGAATGTAA
- the pflA gene encoding pyruvate formate-lyase-activating protein: MTNSVLGRIHSTENFGTVDGPGVRFVVFTQGCHMRCQFCHNPDTWDLHAGKQVTADEIIEEALKYKSYWGEEGGITISGGEPLLQIDFLLEVFKKAKKLGIHTTIDSCGKPFTRREPWFSKFNELLEYTDLILFDIKHIDREGHRELTQHVNDNILDMAKYLSEIDQPVWIRHVLVPQRTDYDEYLIRLGDFIKTLNNVKKVEVLPYHRMGIFKWKELGIDYPLEGIDPPTQERVKNAQELLHCADYTGYKN; this comes from the coding sequence ATGACTAACTCCGTTTTAGGTAGAATTCATTCTACAGAAAATTTTGGTACTGTAGATGGACCAGGTGTACGTTTTGTTGTTTTCACTCAAGGGTGTCACATGCGTTGTCAATTTTGCCATAATCCTGATACTTGGGATTTACATGCGGGAAAACAAGTGACTGCTGATGAAATAATTGAAGAGGCTTTAAAATATAAAAGTTATTGGGGAGAAGAAGGTGGCATTACGATTAGTGGTGGTGAACCTTTACTACAAATAGATTTCTTACTTGAAGTATTCAAAAAAGCAAAAAAACTGGGAATTCATACAACGATTGATAGCTGTGGTAAACCATTTACTAGAAGAGAGCCTTGGTTTAGTAAATTTAACGAGTTATTAGAGTATACTGACTTGATTCTGTTCGATATTAAACATATTGATCGTGAAGGTCACCGAGAATTAACACAGCATGTTAATGATAATATTTTGGATATGGCAAAATACTTATCTGAAATTGACCAACCTGTTTGGATTCGTCACGTGTTAGTACCACAACGTACAGATTATGATGAGTATTTAATCCGTCTAGGTGATTTTATTAAGACGCTGAACAATGTTAAAAAGGTTGAAGTATTGCCTTATCACCGTATGGGGATTTTTAAATGGAAAGAATTAGGTATTGATTATCCTTTAGAGGGAATTGATCCGCCAACACAAGAACGTGTTAAAAATGCACAAGAATTACTTCATTGTGCCGACTATACAGGTTATAAAAATTAA
- a CDS encoding aspartate ammonia-lyase produces MRLEKDSVGYLEIPDESYYGVHTQRAVHNFNITGRRLDKDFIISLAEVKKALAQANYDLGVLSEKKMTAITKSAEEIIGGKLHDEILVDPIQGGAGTSSNMNINEVIANRAIELLGGTKGDYDLVNPNDDVNKGQSTNDIYPTAGKLTMLKKIPKLMEQLYLLRDTFLEKSKEFDDVIKLGRTQLQDAVPITLGQEFHAYYSVIKRGIKRLETAKKEMESINLGGTAIGTGISAHPKLSETVLTKLVNITGEPLEISDDLVDATQNVENYVVLSDALKAIAISLSKIANDIRLLSSGPKTGIGEIKIPAKQNGSSIMPGKINPVIPEVMNQCSFLVMGNNVTIGLAAEHGQLELNAFEPIIFYKLIESFEVLTHGVETFNENCVKGIEADRDRCRENLERSTYMATPLAEKIGYARAADIAKESVASGRTVKEIAKDYNVPDEVLDNLKVRVN; encoded by the coding sequence ATGAGATTAGAAAAAGATAGTGTTGGATATTTAGAAATACCAGATGAAAGTTATTATGGTGTTCACACACAACGAGCAGTTCATAATTTTAATATTACTGGCAGAAGGTTAGATAAAGATTTTATTATTAGTTTAGCAGAAGTCAAAAAAGCACTTGCTCAGGCTAATTACGATCTTGGTGTTTTATCCGAGAAAAAAATGACAGCGATTACAAAAAGTGCGGAAGAAATCATTGGAGGTAAACTGCACGATGAAATATTAGTGGATCCTATTCAAGGTGGTGCTGGAACAAGTAGTAATATGAATATCAATGAGGTAATTGCTAATCGTGCGATTGAGTTATTAGGAGGCACAAAAGGGGATTATGACTTAGTTAATCCGAATGATGATGTAAATAAAGGACAGTCTACTAATGATATTTATCCAACAGCGGGTAAATTAACTATGTTAAAAAAAATCCCTAAATTAATGGAGCAATTATACTTATTAAGGGATACTTTTTTAGAAAAATCTAAAGAATTTGATGATGTTATCAAATTAGGTAGAACACAATTGCAAGATGCTGTTCCTATTACATTAGGACAAGAATTTCATGCGTATTACTCTGTTATAAAAAGAGGGATTAAACGTTTGGAAACTGCAAAAAAAGAGATGGAATCTATTAATCTAGGTGGAACCGCTATTGGTACAGGGATTTCAGCACATCCTAAATTATCAGAAACGGTATTGACTAAATTGGTCAATATAACAGGAGAACCCTTAGAAATATCTGATGACCTAGTTGACGCTACACAAAATGTTGAAAATTATGTGGTGCTTTCTGATGCACTAAAAGCAATTGCTATAAGTTTATCAAAAATTGCTAACGATATCCGTTTACTTTCTTCAGGCCCTAAAACGGGAATTGGCGAAATAAAAATCCCAGCGAAACAAAACGGTTCATCAATCATGCCAGGTAAGATTAATCCGGTTATTCCAGAAGTGATGAATCAATGTTCATTTTTAGTAATGGGTAATAACGTGACCATTGGATTGGCAGCAGAGCACGGACAATTAGAATTAAATGCATTTGAACCAATAATTTTTTACAAATTGATTGAATCATTTGAGGTTTTAACGCATGGGGTAGAAACATTTAATGAGAATTGTGTGAAGGGGATTGAAGCGGATAGAGATCGTTGTCGTGAGAATTTAGAAAGAAGTACTTATATGGCTACGCCACTTGCTGAAAAAATTGGCTATGCTCGGGCAGCTGATATTGCTAAAGAATCTGTAGCTTCTGGTCGAACTGTTAAAGAAATAGCGAAAGACTATAATGTGCCAGATGAGGTATTGGATAATTTGAAAGTTAGAGTAAATTAG
- a CDS encoding manganese-dependent inorganic pyrophosphatase → MSKVLVFGHQNPDTDTIASAISMAYLQQQLGVDAEAVALGEMNEETAYALNEFGVEPLRIIDHAKSETSQVMLVDHNEAQQSVSDIKEVEVLAVVDHHRIANFETANPLYYRAEPVGCTNTIIYKMYQEHGITIPKEVAGLMLSAIISDTLLFKSPTCTSEDVNVAEKLATIAEVDMNVYGLNMLKAGTNLGTKSDEDLLNMDAKSFNMGDKVVRIGQVNTVDVQDVLSRQASVEAAMTSQNQTEGYDLFVLIITNILDSDSVILVVGEPKENVEKAFNVTLENNTALLKGVVSRKKQVVPQLTESF, encoded by the coding sequence ATGTCTAAAGTTTTAGTTTTCGGCCATCAAAATCCAGATACTGATACAATTGCATCAGCAATCTCAATGGCATATTTACAACAACAATTAGGAGTTGACGCTGAAGCAGTCGCTCTAGGTGAAATGAATGAAGAAACAGCGTACGCTTTGAATGAATTTGGTGTGGAGCCTTTAAGAATTATCGATCATGCTAAATCAGAAACATCACAGGTTATGTTAGTGGATCATAATGAAGCGCAACAAAGTGTTTCTGATATTAAAGAAGTAGAAGTACTTGCAGTAGTAGATCATCACCGTATTGCTAATTTTGAAACAGCTAATCCATTATATTACCGTGCAGAGCCGGTTGGTTGTACAAATACCATCATATATAAAATGTATCAAGAACATGGGATAACAATTCCTAAAGAAGTAGCCGGCCTAATGTTGTCAGCTATTATTTCAGATACATTGTTATTTAAATCACCAACATGTACATCAGAAGATGTTAATGTTGCAGAAAAATTAGCAACTATCGCTGAAGTTGATATGAATGTATACGGATTGAATATGTTAAAAGCAGGGACTAACTTAGGAACAAAATCTGATGAAGATTTATTAAATATGGATGCTAAGAGCTTTAATATGGGTGATAAAGTTGTACGCATTGGTCAAGTGAATACAGTGGACGTACAAGATGTATTATCACGCCAAGCCTCAGTTGAAGCAGCAATGACATCTCAAAATCAAACAGAAGGCTATGACTTATTTGTATTGATTATCACTAATATTTTAGATAGTGACTCAGTTATTTTAGTCGTGGGAGAACCAAAAGAAAATGTTGAAAAAGCGTTTAATGTTACATTAGAAAATAACACTGCCTTATTAAAAGGAGTAGTTTCTCGTAAGAAACAAGTGGTTCCGCAATTAACAGAATCATTCTAA